In one window of Pelosinus sp. IPA-1 DNA:
- the nagA gene encoding N-acetylglucosamine-6-phosphate deacetylase: protein MERLRYAIAAGKIYTEDEIIENGVVIVENGSIVAIKEKDANLQAKVLYDFSEFQVLPGLIDTHIHGANGCDTMQADFTALNEISNYLATKGITAFVPTTVTDELPKIKRALANVNACMGEVEGAQILGSYVEGPYITPEHRGAHPEKLIREIRLTEMEELIVASGNTVRTVALAPEKQNSLALIKYLHQVGTHVAIGHTSATYEEVQQAAEAGANIAVHTYNGMRGLHHQEPGTLGAVLVNDKIYTELIADFTHAHPAAMEILLRCKPKDKVILISDAIEATGLPDGKYMLGTLQIVVKKGIARTESGSLAGSTTNLLQCVQGLIEKMAVPPLSAVHMASLNPSKLLGVDSIIGSIKRGKQADFVVVDNNFEVVMTVVKGKVVYQR, encoded by the coding sequence AAGATTAAGGTATGCTATTGCTGCTGGGAAGATATATACAGAAGATGAGATTATCGAAAATGGTGTAGTCATTGTAGAGAATGGCAGCATTGTTGCTATTAAGGAGAAAGATGCTAACTTGCAGGCAAAGGTTCTCTATGATTTTTCTGAGTTTCAGGTACTTCCTGGGCTCATAGATACTCATATTCATGGAGCCAATGGTTGTGATACTATGCAAGCTGATTTCACTGCATTGAATGAGATATCTAACTATTTGGCGACAAAAGGCATTACAGCTTTTGTACCTACGACAGTAACTGATGAACTGCCTAAGATCAAAAGGGCATTGGCTAATGTAAATGCTTGTATGGGAGAGGTTGAGGGAGCCCAAATATTAGGTTCTTATGTAGAAGGGCCGTATATTACGCCAGAACATAGGGGTGCCCATCCGGAAAAGTTGATTCGTGAAATTCGTCTGACAGAAATGGAAGAATTAATTGTTGCCTCAGGAAATACGGTGAGAACTGTTGCTTTGGCTCCTGAGAAACAAAATTCTCTGGCTCTTATTAAATACTTACATCAGGTGGGCACTCATGTGGCCATTGGACATACTAGTGCTACTTATGAAGAAGTGCAGCAGGCAGCTGAGGCTGGGGCTAATATTGCAGTACACACCTATAATGGCATGCGGGGTCTTCATCATCAAGAGCCGGGAACATTAGGGGCAGTATTGGTAAACGATAAGATTTATACAGAATTAATTGCTGATTTTACTCATGCCCATCCAGCAGCAATGGAAATTCTTTTGCGCTGTAAACCTAAGGATAAGGTTATTTTAATTAGTGATGCTATAGAGGCTACTGGTTTGCCAGATGGGAAATATATGTTGGGCACGTTACAGATAGTTGTGAAAAAGGGCATTGCACGGACGGAAAGTGGGTCTTTGGCTGGTAGTACTACTAATTTATTGCAGTGCGTTCAGGGATTAATTGAGAAAATGGCGGTTCCACCTTTGTCTGCAGTGCATATGGCTTCTCTCAATCCTAGTAAACTTCTGGGGGTGGACTCTATCATAGGAAGCATTAAACGTGGCAAACAGGCCGATTTTGTAGTGGTAGATAATAATTTTGAGGTTGTGATGACTGTGGTAAAAGGTAAAGTAGTTTACCAGAGATAG
- a CDS encoding tagatose bisphosphate family class II aldolase, which produces MRGIISTKEMLLSAQQGKYAVPAFNIHNLETLQVVVEEAANFETPLILAGTPGTIKYAGGEYLVAMAKAAASKYNISLALHLDHFEDVAEIKQYIDMGFTSAMIDASHQPFEKNIVMVKEVVEYAHTHGVTVEAELGRLGGQEDDLVVESKDSAYTDPLAAVEFVERTKIDSLAVAIGTAHGLYKGKPKLDFDRLAEIRSKVSVPLVLHGASDVPNDMVRRCIELGITKVNIATDLKIPFATAVKDYFQHNPDANDPRRYMMPGKVAMGLVVIDKIIMCGSAGRA; this is translated from the coding sequence ATGAGAGGGATTATATCTACCAAAGAAATGTTACTTAGCGCACAGCAAGGCAAGTATGCTGTTCCAGCCTTTAATATACACAATCTAGAAACTTTACAGGTGGTGGTGGAAGAGGCAGCTAACTTTGAGACACCGCTTATTTTGGCAGGTACGCCTGGTACTATCAAGTATGCTGGTGGAGAGTATTTGGTGGCAATGGCTAAGGCGGCTGCTTCGAAATATAATATTTCCTTAGCACTGCATTTAGATCATTTTGAAGATGTGGCAGAAATTAAGCAATATATTGATATGGGGTTTACATCAGCTATGATTGATGCCTCACATCAACCTTTTGAAAAAAATATTGTGATGGTAAAAGAGGTGGTGGAATATGCCCATACCCATGGGGTTACTGTAGAAGCTGAACTGGGCAGGTTGGGTGGTCAGGAGGATGATTTGGTTGTAGAGAGCAAAGATTCTGCCTACACTGACCCCTTAGCTGCGGTCGAGTTTGTTGAGCGAACAAAGATAGACTCCTTGGCAGTTGCTATAGGTACAGCGCATGGTTTATATAAGGGAAAGCCTAAATTAGATTTTGATCGGTTAGCCGAAATTAGAAGTAAAGTGTCCGTGCCTCTAGTGCTTCATGGTGCATCTGATGTACCCAATGACATGGTACGCAGATGTATTGAGCTTGGTATCACAAAAGTCAATATTGCCACCGATTTAAAGATACCTTTTGCCACTGCTGTTAAAGACTATTTCCAGCATAATCCTGACGCTAATGATCCGCGTAGATATATGATGCCAGGCAAAGTAGCAATGGGACTGGTGGTTATAGATAAAATTATCATGTGTGGAAGCGCTGGTAGAGCCTGA